From the genome of Virgibacillus siamensis, one region includes:
- a CDS encoding sugar ABC transporter permease, with protein MNQKLKSKLEVTAIYTIIAIVSVIIFYPLIWTVGMSLNQGTSLYSSSIIPENFSLEHYKWLFSENSDYLLWYKNSLIVSLVVAGGSVILTSLVAYAFSRYQFVGRKNGLYVFLLLQMFPVMMAMVALYIFLNMIGLLDTLTGLIFIYLGGQIPFNAWLVKGYFDTIPRELDQAARIDGAGHLRVFWSIMLPLAKPILAVVALFNFMMPMFDFLLPSIVLTSEENYTLAVGLFNFINDQFSNNFTRFAAGSILVALPIATVYLFLQRYLISGLTAGGSKG; from the coding sequence ATGAACCAGAAATTGAAATCAAAGCTGGAAGTAACAGCAATCTATACCATAATTGCGATTGTTTCGGTCATTATCTTTTACCCACTGATCTGGACAGTCGGAATGTCTCTAAACCAAGGAACAAGTTTGTATTCGTCATCTATTATTCCGGAAAATTTCTCACTGGAACATTATAAATGGCTGTTCAGCGAAAACAGTGATTATTTATTATGGTATAAAAATTCATTGATTGTATCACTAGTTGTTGCAGGCGGCAGTGTTATTCTTACGTCACTTGTCGCATATGCATTTTCCAGGTATCAGTTTGTCGGCAGGAAAAATGGATTGTATGTATTCCTGCTTCTGCAGATGTTTCCGGTCATGATGGCGATGGTAGCATTATATATTTTCCTGAACATGATTGGATTATTGGACACATTAACAGGACTGATTTTCATCTATCTTGGTGGTCAGATTCCGTTTAACGCATGGCTTGTGAAAGGCTATTTTGACACGATTCCGCGTGAACTGGACCAGGCTGCAAGAATTGATGGTGCAGGACACTTGCGAGTATTTTGGAGCATTATGCTGCCGCTGGCAAAACCGATTTTGGCAGTCGTTGCACTGTTTAACTTTATGATGCCGATGTTTGACTTCCTGCTGCCGTCAATTGTGTTGACGAGCGAGGAAAATTATACACTTGCAGTTGGATTGTTCAATTTTATTAACGACCAATTCTCAAATAATTTTACTAGATTCGCAGCAGGTTCCATACTGGTTGCATTGCCGATTGCGACAGTTTATTTATTCCTGCAGCGGTATTTGATTTCCGGTTTAACTGCCGGCGGATCGAAAGGATAA
- a CDS encoding carbohydrate ABC transporter permease, producing MILSILFAGLGQLYNRRYVKGIIFIVIEAAFLITLLQKINFGLWGLRTLGTIPGTDHSIRLLVFGVLSLITIAIIGMLYVFNVIDAYKQAKKLQEGWKPLPFGDTIRVAYDNSFPYLMTLPGLMLMVFVVVFPLIFSVLLAFTNYDLFHSPPRNLVDWVGFENFNELVTVPIWKDTFISVLSWTIVWTVVATTFQIAVGLFLAVLVNDPRVKFKKLIRTILILPWAVPAFVTILIFAAMFNDEFGSINRDIIMPLFGGDGLPWLSDPLYSRIAIIMIQTWLGFPFVFALFTGVLQSISKDWYEAADVDGGSRWQKFREITFPHVMFATAPLLIMQYAQNFNNFNIIYLFNEGGPPVRGQNAGGTDILISWVYKLTFDTNNYAMAAVISIIMGLLVSGFAFFQFRRTRSFKEEGEI from the coding sequence ATGATCTTATCCATTTTGTTTGCGGGCCTTGGACAACTTTATAACCGAAGATATGTAAAAGGAATTATCTTTATTGTGATTGAAGCAGCATTTCTTATCACGTTGCTGCAGAAGATTAATTTTGGTCTCTGGGGTCTTCGGACACTTGGGACAATTCCAGGTACGGACCATTCCATCCGGTTGCTTGTATTCGGGGTTTTGTCATTAATTACAATCGCAATTATCGGAATGTTATATGTATTTAATGTAATCGATGCTTATAAACAGGCGAAAAAATTGCAGGAAGGATGGAAACCACTGCCGTTTGGGGACACGATAAGGGTGGCATATGATAATTCATTTCCATACCTGATGACACTTCCGGGGCTTATGCTGATGGTGTTTGTCGTTGTTTTTCCATTGATTTTTTCGGTATTGCTTGCGTTTACAAACTACGATTTATTCCACTCGCCTCCACGAAACCTGGTGGATTGGGTCGGATTTGAAAATTTCAATGAGCTTGTGACAGTACCAATCTGGAAAGATACCTTTATCAGTGTCTTGTCTTGGACCATTGTGTGGACTGTCGTAGCTACAACATTTCAAATTGCAGTTGGATTGTTCCTGGCTGTTCTGGTTAATGATCCAAGGGTTAAATTCAAAAAGCTGATTCGGACGATTTTGATTCTTCCATGGGCAGTACCTGCTTTTGTTACAATTTTAATCTTTGCGGCAATGTTTAATGACGAATTTGGTTCCATTAACCGGGATATCATAATGCCGTTATTCGGCGGTGATGGATTACCATGGCTAAGTGATCCGCTGTATTCACGGATTGCGATTATAATGATTCAGACGTGGCTGGGGTTCCCGTTTGTATTTGCGCTGTTTACCGGGGTGCTGCAAAGTATTTCAAAGGATTGGTATGAGGCAGCAGATGTGGACGGTGGATCACGTTGGCAAAAATTTCGTGAAATCACATTCCCGCACGTTATGTTTGCGACTGCACCGCTGTTAATTATGCAGTATGCCCAAAACTTCAATAACTTTAATATTATTTATCTGTTTAATGAAGGTGGTCCGCCAGTGAGAGGGCAAAATGCCGGTGGAACGGATATTCTGATTTCATGGGTATATAAACTGACATTTGATACGAACAATTATGCTATGGCGGCTGTAATATCAATTATCATGGGGCTTCTTGTTTCCGGTTTTGCATTCTTTCAATTCCGACGTACACGATCCTTTAAGGAAGAAGGTGAAATATAA
- a CDS encoding sugar ABC transporter substrate-binding protein — protein sequence MKKSSYLLMAVLMIALLALAACAPDRSGSAGEDSDGESTKESAEKPDSLTIWANDEEKQLEAIKDIVKDYEKETGINVKVEKKSMLDQMEQLALAGPEGNGPDLFFQPHDRIGNIVAQGLAEPIDMKDDVKSTYSDAAVEAVTYKYNGKTAQYGYPAVIETYGVFYNKDIVKEAPKTIDDLKALLNNKTNPSKDKYGFMMKPNDLYFTIPFFYNFGGYIFGGDAGEYDTDDIGLNNEGSVEGGKLFQSFFGKGKIPPSTTTDVIDGLFNDGKVGAVINGPWAIVGYKEALGDKLAFTPFPVINGEPGKTFVGVKLWMVSYYSKNKHWAKDLAAFMTNKENSQHYFEVAGELTPNKEALSSIQDPIYAAFAEQIKHGVPMPSTPAMQQVWEPFNNALQFIAEGEEVKPVLDEAVKQIETNIQASGAE from the coding sequence ATGAAGAAATCTTCCTATCTATTAATGGCAGTCTTGATGATTGCGCTGCTTGCTTTGGCAGCATGCGCCCCGGATCGATCCGGAAGTGCAGGTGAAGATAGCGATGGTGAAAGCACAAAGGAATCGGCTGAAAAGCCAGATTCACTAACGATTTGGGCAAATGATGAGGAAAAACAGCTTGAAGCTATCAAGGATATTGTAAAGGATTATGAAAAAGAAACAGGAATTAACGTAAAAGTCGAAAAGAAGTCAATGCTTGATCAGATGGAACAGCTGGCATTGGCCGGACCTGAGGGCAATGGACCGGATTTGTTTTTTCAGCCGCATGACCGGATCGGAAATATTGTCGCACAGGGACTTGCCGAGCCTATTGATATGAAAGACGATGTAAAAAGCACTTACAGTGATGCAGCAGTTGAAGCGGTTACGTACAAATACAACGGGAAAACAGCTCAATATGGCTACCCGGCAGTTATTGAAACGTACGGTGTGTTTTACAACAAGGATATTGTAAAAGAAGCCCCGAAAACGATTGATGATTTAAAAGCACTTCTAAATAATAAAACGAATCCATCAAAAGACAAGTATGGATTTATGATGAAACCAAATGATCTGTATTTCACGATCCCATTCTTCTATAACTTTGGCGGTTATATTTTCGGTGGGGATGCCGGGGAATATGATACGGATGACATCGGTTTGAATAATGAAGGTTCAGTTGAGGGTGGAAAACTATTTCAATCTTTCTTTGGAAAAGGTAAAATTCCGCCTTCCACAACAACTGATGTTATTGATGGTTTGTTCAATGATGGAAAAGTCGGTGCAGTAATTAATGGACCATGGGCGATTGTAGGCTATAAAGAAGCACTTGGTGACAAACTTGCTTTCACACCATTTCCGGTTATTAATGGTGAACCGGGCAAGACGTTCGTAGGTGTTAAATTGTGGATGGTTTCCTATTATTCCAAGAACAAACATTGGGCAAAGGATTTGGCAGCATTTATGACCAACAAAGAAAATTCCCAGCATTATTTTGAGGTTGCGGGGGAACTGACACCGAACAAAGAAGCACTATCTTCCATTCAAGACCCAATTTATGCAGCATTCGCGGAGCAGATTAAACATGGTGTTCCAATGCCAAGTACACCAGCAATGCAGCAGGTTTGGGAGCCGTTTAATAATGCATTGCAATTTATTGCGGAAGGCGAAGAAGTCAAGCCTGTACTGGACGAGGCAGTTAAACAGATTGAAACCAATATCCAGGCAAGCGGTGCTGAGTAA